The following are encoded together in the Jaculus jaculus isolate mJacJac1 chromosome 3, mJacJac1.mat.Y.cur, whole genome shotgun sequence genome:
- the LOC101593358 gene encoding E3 ubiquitin-protein ligase TRIM52-like produces the protein MAAEPSPLQMLQEEALCSICLDYFRDPVSIGCGHNFCRGCVTQLWGPEDGEHQGRRAWEAAGPSQNPENLTAVFDEAEYWHHARGGPERDGRGPRELVWRYRNPGPRSRSPSPPPPPPPPPPPPFTCPQCRKSFTQRSFRPNFQLANMVQVIRQMCANPACWGQGSQSVCPKHEEALKLFCEVDQVAICVVCRESRRHKQHNVLPLDEALQEYREKRKRRAPRNRPLPQV, from the exons ATGGCTGCTGAGCCCAGTCCCCTGCAGATGCTTCAGGAAGAGGCCCTGTGCTCCATCTGCCTGGACTACTTCCGGGACCCCGTGTCCATCGGCTGCGGGCACAACTTCTGCCGAGGGTGTGTGACCCAGCTGTGGGGCCCGGAGGACGGGGAGCACCAAGGGCGCAGGGCCTGGGAGGCGGCGGGGCCTTCCCAGAACCCCGA GAACCTGACCGCCGTGTTCGACGAGGCCGAGTACTGGCACCACGCCCGCGGGGGCCCCGAGCGCGACGGCAGAGGCCCGCGGGAGCTGGTGTGGCGCTACCGGAACCCCGGGCCCCGCTCGCGCTCgccctcgccgccgccgccgccgccgccgccgccaccgccgccgttCACCTGCCCGCAGTGCCGCAAGTCCTTCACCCAGCGCAGCTTCCGCCCCAACTTCCAGCTGGCCAACATGGTGCAAGTCATTCGGCAGATGTGCGCGAATCCCGCGTGCTGGGGCCAGGGCAGCCAGAGCGTGTGCCCCAAGCACGAGGAGGCCCTGAAGCTCTTCTGCGAGGTGGATCAAGTGGCCATCTGCGTGGTGTGCAGGGAGTCGCGGCGCCACAAGCAGCACAACGTGCTGCCCCTGGACGAAGCGCTTCAGGAGTAccgggagaagaggaagaggcggGCACCCAGGAACCGCCCCCTGCCGCAAGTGTGA